One segment of Synechococcus sp. A15-24 DNA contains the following:
- a CDS encoding YraN family protein: MKMQPPGAQAETLVSSLLQRQGWQLLDRNWSCRWGELDLVLHKNEQLLVVEVKGRRSLAWGPRSVDPTKRRRLGRAIRCWRAEHPMQADWLLQVAVAVVPLPPAQGAPRWYRLDRLC, encoded by the coding sequence ATGAAAATGCAGCCCCCCGGCGCCCAGGCGGAAACCCTGGTGTCCTCGCTTCTGCAACGGCAGGGTTGGCAGCTGCTGGATCGCAACTGGAGCTGTCGCTGGGGCGAACTTGATCTTGTCCTGCACAAGAACGAGCAACTGCTTGTGGTGGAAGTCAAGGGGCGCCGTTCATTGGCCTGGGGGCCACGGTCTGTGGATCCAACAAAGCGGCGCCGGCTGGGGCGGGCGATCCGTTGCTGGCGTGCTGAGCATCCGATGCAGGCGGACTGGTTGCTTCAGGTGGCCGTCGCCGTGGTGCCGTTGCCACCGGCCCAGGGAGCCCCACGTTGGTACAGGCTGGATCGGTTGTGCTGA
- the arsB gene encoding ACR3 family arsenite efflux transporter — MGLFERYLSLWIALAIAVGVLLGGVFPDLASWIASLEVARINVPIAVLIWGMIVPMMLAVDFSAIGGIRQQPRGLLVTVAVNWLIKPLTMTALALLFIRGVFAAWIPEAMGQEYVAGMILLGVAPCTAMVFVWSRLSDGDPNYTLVQVAVNDLIMVFAFAPIAALLLGVSDVLVPWDTMITAVGLFVVVPLATGWLMQVFLKSPGRIARLEAQLKPLAITALIATVLLLFMVQAQAILSNPLAIVLIAIPLILQTYLIFWLTAQWMRLWGQPRTVAAPGAMIGASNFFELAVAVAISLFGLNSGAALATVVGVLVEVPVMLSLVAIANRNQRLFPA, encoded by the coding sequence ATGGGCCTGTTCGAGCGCTATCTCTCCCTGTGGATCGCTCTGGCGATTGCGGTGGGTGTGCTTCTGGGGGGCGTTTTTCCTGATCTGGCGAGCTGGATCGCCTCATTGGAGGTGGCCCGCATCAACGTTCCGATCGCCGTTCTGATCTGGGGAATGATCGTTCCGATGATGCTGGCCGTGGATTTCTCCGCCATCGGTGGCATCCGCCAGCAACCGCGGGGTCTGCTGGTCACTGTGGCCGTGAACTGGTTGATCAAGCCCCTCACGATGACGGCCCTGGCCTTGTTGTTCATCCGTGGGGTGTTCGCGGCCTGGATCCCGGAAGCGATGGGTCAGGAGTATGTGGCCGGGATGATTCTGCTGGGGGTGGCCCCTTGCACCGCGATGGTGTTCGTGTGGAGTCGCCTCAGTGATGGGGATCCCAACTACACCCTGGTGCAGGTGGCGGTGAACGACCTGATCATGGTGTTTGCCTTTGCCCCGATTGCAGCGTTATTGCTTGGGGTGAGTGACGTGCTGGTGCCGTGGGACACGATGATCACGGCGGTGGGGCTGTTCGTGGTGGTGCCGTTGGCGACGGGATGGTTGATGCAGGTGTTTTTGAAGTCCCCTGGTCGGATTGCGCGGTTGGAGGCCCAGCTCAAGCCCCTAGCGATCACGGCTCTGATCGCCACGGTGCTGCTGCTGTTCATGGTGCAGGCCCAGGCGATCCTGTCCAATCCCCTGGCAATCGTGCTGATCGCGATCCCGCTCATCCTGCAGACCTATCTGATTTTCTGGCTCACGGCGCAGTGGATGCGCCTCTGGGGGCAACCACGCACGGTCGCGGCCCCTGGCGCGATGATCGGCGCCTCCAATTTCTTTGAGCTAGCGGTGGCTGTGGCCATCAGCCTGTTCGGCTTGAATTCCGGCGCTGCCCTCGCCACTGTGGTGGGAGTGCTGGTGGAAGTGCCGGTGATGCTGTCGCTGGTGGCGATCGCCAACCGCAACCAACGTCTGTTCCCCGCTTGA
- a CDS encoding pentapeptide repeat-containing protein, whose amino-acid sequence MGSRLLSLVAAAALGLLLVLAGPAQVSAAMDVAKQVLIGSDYSGKDLRGATFNLSNLREANLSGSDLRGASLYGAKLQDADLSGTDLREATLDAAVMTGTNLSNAVLEGAFAFNTRFVDVTISGADFTDVPMRGDQLKSLCAVANGTNPVTGRSTRDSLGCG is encoded by the coding sequence ATGGGTTCCCGCCTGTTGTCCCTGGTTGCGGCAGCTGCTCTTGGTCTGCTGCTCGTCCTGGCTGGTCCGGCACAGGTCAGTGCTGCCATGGACGTGGCCAAACAAGTACTGATCGGCTCGGACTACTCCGGGAAGGATCTCCGCGGCGCCACGTTCAACCTCAGCAACCTGCGGGAAGCCAACCTGTCCGGATCAGACCTGAGGGGCGCATCGCTCTATGGCGCCAAGCTTCAGGACGCAGATCTGAGTGGAACGGACCTGCGGGAAGCCACCCTGGATGCAGCGGTGATGACGGGCACCAATCTCTCCAACGCCGTTCTGGAAGGAGCCTTCGCCTTCAACACCCGCTTCGTGGATGTGACCATCAGCGGCGCCGATTTCACCGACGTCCCGATGCGGGGCGATCAACTCAAGAGCCTGTGTGCCGTTGCGAACGGCACAAATCCGGTCACGGGCCGGTCCACCCGGGACAGCCTCGGCTGCGGTTGA
- a CDS encoding Y-family DNA polymerase, which translates to MGLATALIDGNNFYASCEQSLDPSLIGKPVVVLSNNDGCIVARSAEARALGIAMGTPYFKARQELERQNVVVRSSNYALYADMSQRMMSLLEIHCEELEVYSIDEAFGRVRRPKDGDLQTWGRSLRARVRQDLGLPIAIGLGASKSQAKLANRLAKQVPAHAGIFDLGHCADPDAWLETIAIEDVWGIGRKLARWCRLRGVNNARLLRDMPSGELRAKCGVVGLRLQRELRGHACLPLALAPSPKQETCVSRSFSRPITTLEELRQAVATYVVRAAEKLRKQHQRAAALTVYTRTSPFIPAFYSQAASIRLDLPSNDTTVLLEAALPLVDRIFRPHRQLAKAGVLMQHLQGTELLQSHLLVPLSEAQQQRREGLMRTIDQLNRRYGRGTVQWAACGLHPSWMMRRERLGRTATTRLSDVPVVHADR; encoded by the coding sequence ATGGGCCTTGCCACCGCCCTGATCGACGGCAACAACTTCTACGCCTCCTGCGAACAGAGCCTTGACCCCAGCCTGATCGGCAAACCCGTCGTCGTGCTCTCCAACAACGACGGCTGCATCGTGGCCCGCAGTGCAGAAGCCAGGGCCCTCGGCATTGCAATGGGGACCCCCTATTTCAAGGCGCGTCAGGAGCTGGAACGCCAGAACGTGGTGGTGCGCAGTTCGAACTACGCCCTGTACGCCGACATGAGCCAGCGGATGATGAGCCTGCTGGAGATTCACTGCGAAGAGCTCGAGGTCTATTCCATCGACGAAGCCTTCGGGCGCGTCCGTCGTCCGAAGGATGGTGACCTGCAGACCTGGGGCCGATCCCTGCGAGCCCGGGTCCGCCAGGACCTGGGGCTGCCGATCGCCATCGGCCTGGGGGCCAGCAAAAGCCAGGCGAAACTGGCCAATCGCCTGGCCAAGCAAGTCCCCGCCCATGCCGGCATCTTCGATCTGGGCCACTGCGCGGATCCCGACGCCTGGCTCGAGACCATCGCAATCGAGGACGTCTGGGGCATCGGCCGCAAACTGGCGCGCTGGTGCCGGCTGCGGGGGGTGAACAACGCCCGCCTGCTGCGGGACATGCCCAGCGGTGAACTGCGGGCGAAGTGCGGTGTGGTGGGGTTGCGGCTGCAGCGGGAACTGCGCGGCCATGCCTGCCTGCCGCTGGCGCTGGCACCGTCCCCCAAACAGGAAACCTGCGTGAGCCGCAGCTTCAGCCGGCCGATCACGACCCTGGAGGAACTGCGGCAGGCCGTCGCCACCTATGTGGTGCGCGCCGCGGAAAAACTGCGCAAGCAGCACCAACGGGCTGCCGCCCTCACGGTGTACACCCGCACCAGCCCCTTCATCCCCGCGTTTTACAGCCAGGCCGCCAGCATCCGACTGGATCTGCCCAGCAACGACACCACCGTTCTGCTGGAAGCAGCGCTCCCCCTGGTGGACCGCATCTTCCGACCACACCGACAGCTGGCGAAAGCGGGGGTGCTGATGCAGCACCTGCAGGGAACCGAGCTGCTCCAGTCCCATCTTCTGGTGCCGCTGAGTGAGGCACAGCAACAACGACGGGAAGGGCTGATGCGCACCATTGATCAGCTCAATCGCCGCTATGGCCGAGGCACGGTGCAGTGGGCAGCCTGCGGGTTGCATCCGAGCTGGATGATGCGACGGGAGCGGCTGGGACGGACTGCCACCACCCGACTGAGTGATGTACCGGTGGTGCACGCCGATCGCTGA
- a CDS encoding pyruvate dehydrogenase complex E1 component subunit beta, with protein sequence MAGTLLFNALREAIDEEMARDPYVCVMGEDVGHYGGSYKVTKDLCEKYGDLRVLDTPIAENGFTGMAVGAAMTGLRPIVEGMNMGFLLLAFNQISNNMGMLRYTSGGNFTIPTVVRGPGGVGRQLGAEHSQRLEAYFHAVPGIKIVACSTPTNAKGLMKAAIRDNNPVLFFEHVLLYNLSEELPEGEFTCVLDQADLVQEGSDVTILTYSRMRHHCLKAVEQLEADGISVELIDLISLKPFDMETIGRSIRKTHRVIVVEECMKTGGIGAELIALITEQCFDELDARPVRLSSQDIPTPYNGSLENLTIIQPHQIVEAAQQMVHQGV encoded by the coding sequence GTGGCAGGAACCCTTCTCTTCAACGCCCTGCGGGAAGCCATCGACGAGGAGATGGCCCGCGACCCTTACGTCTGCGTGATGGGTGAGGACGTCGGTCACTACGGCGGCAGCTACAAGGTCACCAAGGATCTCTGCGAGAAGTACGGCGATCTGCGGGTGCTGGATACCCCGATTGCGGAGAACGGCTTCACCGGTATGGCGGTCGGTGCGGCCATGACCGGCCTGCGGCCGATCGTGGAAGGCATGAACATGGGCTTTTTGCTGCTCGCCTTCAACCAGATCTCCAACAACATGGGGATGTTGAGGTACACCAGCGGAGGCAATTTCACGATCCCCACGGTGGTGCGCGGCCCCGGTGGTGTGGGCCGTCAGCTTGGAGCAGAGCACAGCCAGCGCCTGGAGGCCTATTTCCACGCGGTTCCTGGCATCAAGATCGTGGCTTGCAGCACGCCGACCAACGCCAAGGGTTTGATGAAGGCAGCTATCCGGGACAACAACCCGGTTCTGTTCTTCGAGCATGTGCTGCTCTACAACCTCAGCGAGGAACTCCCTGAGGGTGAGTTCACCTGTGTCCTCGATCAGGCGGATCTCGTGCAGGAAGGCAGCGACGTGACGATCCTCACGTACTCCCGCATGCGTCACCACTGCCTAAAGGCGGTGGAACAACTGGAGGCCGATGGCATCAGCGTGGAGCTGATTGATCTGATCAGTCTCAAACCCTTCGACATGGAGACCATCGGTCGGTCCATCCGCAAGACCCATCGGGTGATCGTTGTGGAGGAGTGCATGAAGACCGGTGGCATCGGTGCCGAGTTGATCGCCCTGATCACCGAGCAGTGCTTCGATGAACTCGATGCCCGCCCTGTGCGGCTCTCCAGTCAGGACATCCCCACGCCCTACAACGGCTCCCTTGAGAATCTGACCATCATTCAGCCCCATCAGATCGTCGAAGCTGCCCAACAGATGGTCCATCAAGGGGTTTGA
- a CDS encoding DUF3082 domain-containing protein, whose protein sequence is MSSSDPKTTSPAEQPRKGPLSFLSGAVTAGLLAWLALGLSRRMVVYFAVHPPHYSSPIAQNIAVSLKTLLVGLSFLATFSTAFVALGLTLVFLRSVFTGPSNDPA, encoded by the coding sequence ATGAGCTCCTCCGACCCCAAGACAACTTCTCCAGCGGAGCAACCCCGTAAGGGACCCCTGAGTTTTTTGTCCGGTGCCGTCACCGCAGGTCTGCTTGCCTGGCTGGCATTGGGGCTCAGCCGAAGGATGGTGGTGTACTTCGCCGTTCATCCGCCCCACTACAGCTCACCGATCGCCCAGAACATTGCGGTGTCGCTCAAGACGCTGCTGGTGGGGCTGTCCTTTCTGGCCACCTTCAGCACGGCGTTTGTGGCGCTGGGGCTCACGCTGGTGTTTCTTCGCAGTGTCTTCACAGGTCCTTCGAACGACCCTGCCTAG
- a CDS encoding 23S rRNA (pseudouridine(1915)-N(3))-methyltransferase RlmH produces MNPSRCRILAVGKVRRSWIKDGIELYRKRLPGLEIIEIRDSTPDKEAESIRSSLRPNEHLIALMEEGDAVGSIPFARRLDQLGNQRLAFVIGGADGLTNELKGRAHWQLSLSPMTFPHELARLMLIEQLFRAQAILQGSPYHRA; encoded by the coding sequence TTGAATCCCTCCCGCTGCCGCATCCTTGCCGTGGGCAAAGTCCGCCGCAGTTGGATCAAGGACGGCATCGAGCTCTACCGCAAACGGCTTCCCGGGCTGGAGATCATCGAGATTCGAGACAGCACACCGGACAAGGAAGCGGAGTCCATCCGCTCATCGCTACGACCGAATGAGCACCTGATCGCACTGATGGAAGAGGGCGATGCTGTTGGGTCCATCCCCTTCGCCCGGCGCCTTGACCAGCTCGGCAACCAACGGCTCGCCTTCGTGATCGGTGGTGCTGACGGATTGACCAACGAACTCAAGGGCCGTGCCCACTGGCAATTGAGCCTGTCGCCGATGACCTTCCCCCATGAGCTGGCTCGTTTGATGCTGATCGAGCAGTTGTTCCGCGCCCAGGCGATCCTGCAAGGGAGCCCTTACCACCGCGCCTGA
- a CDS encoding DUF3764 family protein, whose translation MIETTVLDFKLSNTFDEYRAWMNAPEQQAMFAEMGVKTFYIGVCKDDPGRATVMFQGPENVLYDIFSNPETKPTVEASGHIYDGTVVTRWLA comes from the coding sequence ATGATCGAAACAACAGTTCTGGATTTCAAGCTCAGCAACACGTTTGATGAATACCGCGCATGGATGAATGCTCCTGAGCAGCAAGCAATGTTTGCAGAAATGGGCGTCAAAACCTTCTATATCGGAGTCTGCAAAGACGATCCCGGACGTGCGACCGTCATGTTTCAAGGCCCTGAAAATGTCCTCTACGACATCTTCAGCAATCCAGAAACCAAGCCAACTGTTGAAGCCTCAGGGCACATTTATGACGGCACAGTGGTCACCCGATGGCTCGCTTGA
- the ispE gene encoding 4-(cytidine 5'-diphospho)-2-C-methyl-D-erythritol kinase has protein sequence MRPPLMGTITVTAPAKVNLHLEVLGIRPDGFHELAMVMQSIDLADRLSFQTTADAALTLSCDDPSLSLGEDNLVIRAAQLLRSRSGFSELGAAIHLEKRIPIGAGLAGGSSDGAAALVGLNTLWGLGHSRSDLERFAAELGSDMPFCVAGGSQLCFGRGELLEPLPAVQEFLAVLLVKDPRVSVSTPWAYRLCRELQGDRYLQGEDAFEQRRQVLRDMAWTQPIRAAEPPPLRNDLQAVVEPETPAVQAALRLLSTLEGTLAVAMSGSGPSCFALFADPTSCAAAQATLEQQLAAEGLQSWCCNLRPDGVRIDA, from the coding sequence ATGCGGCCTCCGCTGATGGGCACGATCACGGTGACGGCTCCGGCCAAGGTGAACCTTCACCTGGAGGTGCTCGGGATCAGACCTGACGGTTTTCATGAGCTGGCGATGGTGATGCAGAGCATCGATCTCGCCGATCGCCTCAGCTTTCAAACCACGGCCGATGCCGCACTGACGCTCAGCTGTGACGATCCGTCCCTCAGCCTTGGTGAGGACAACCTGGTGATCAGGGCCGCTCAGTTGCTGCGTAGCCGCTCCGGTTTCAGTGAATTGGGTGCTGCCATCCACCTGGAGAAACGCATTCCCATCGGTGCCGGCCTCGCCGGAGGGTCCAGTGATGGTGCCGCCGCTCTGGTGGGACTGAATACGCTCTGGGGTCTGGGCCACAGCCGTTCAGACCTGGAGCGGTTTGCAGCTGAACTCGGTTCCGACATGCCCTTCTGCGTGGCGGGGGGCAGTCAGCTCTGTTTCGGTCGCGGCGAGCTGCTGGAGCCGTTGCCGGCTGTGCAGGAGTTCCTGGCGGTGCTGCTGGTGAAGGATCCACGCGTGAGTGTGTCGACTCCGTGGGCCTATCGCCTCTGCCGGGAGTTGCAGGGTGATCGCTACCTGCAGGGAGAGGACGCCTTCGAGCAACGCCGACAGGTCTTGCGAGACATGGCCTGGACCCAACCGATCCGTGCGGCGGAGCCGCCACCATTGCGAAACGATCTGCAGGCGGTTGTGGAGCCTGAGACCCCAGCGGTTCAGGCGGCGCTTCGCTTGCTGTCCACCCTTGAAGGCACACTTGCCGTCGCCATGAGCGGATCGGGCCCCAGTTGTTTTGCACTGTTTGCAGATCCAACCAGCTGTGCGGCGGCCCAGGCCACGCTTGAACAGCAACTTGCTGCGGAGGGATTGCAAAGCTGGTGCTGCAATTTGCGACCGGACGGCGTGAGGATCGACGCATGA
- the rsmA gene encoding 16S rRNA (adenine(1518)-N(6)/adenine(1519)-N(6))-dimethyltransferase RsmA, giving the protein MGFQGHQARKRFGQHWLKDQTVLDRIVAAADLQQSDRVLEVGPGRGALTERLLSSPAAAVQAVELDRDLVDGLRERFAADPRFSLRQGDVLELPLQLEGGVAASKVVANIPYNITGPLLDRLVGRLDRPVEPPYQRLVLLVQKEVAERIRARPGDSSFSALSVRMQLLARCTTVCPVPPRCFQPPPKVQSEVIQIDPLPADQRLPSDIARQVESLLRQAFLARRKMLRNTLASLAPEPQLQALAAAAGFQLLQRPQELAPQVWVALARGLNQGIDAASADGHDHGDGSGQGEPSPGGARDQT; this is encoded by the coding sequence ATGGGTTTTCAAGGTCACCAGGCCCGCAAGCGCTTTGGCCAGCATTGGTTAAAGGATCAGACGGTGCTGGATCGCATCGTGGCAGCCGCTGACCTGCAGCAATCGGATCGCGTGTTGGAGGTGGGACCGGGGCGTGGTGCTCTCACGGAACGGTTGCTGTCCTCCCCGGCAGCGGCAGTTCAGGCCGTGGAATTGGATCGCGATCTGGTGGATGGCCTGCGGGAACGCTTTGCCGCAGATCCGCGGTTCAGCCTGCGTCAGGGGGATGTGCTGGAGCTGCCGCTGCAACTGGAGGGCGGCGTTGCAGCCAGCAAAGTGGTGGCCAATATTCCGTACAACATCACAGGCCCGCTGTTGGATCGACTGGTGGGTCGACTCGATCGCCCTGTCGAGCCCCCTTATCAGCGTCTAGTGCTGTTGGTGCAGAAGGAGGTGGCTGAGCGCATCCGGGCTCGCCCGGGCGATAGCAGCTTCAGTGCCTTGAGTGTTCGGATGCAGTTGCTGGCCCGTTGTACGACGGTCTGCCCTGTACCCCCACGCTGCTTTCAGCCACCGCCGAAGGTGCAGTCGGAGGTGATTCAGATCGATCCTCTGCCGGCTGATCAGCGGTTGCCTTCTGACATCGCCCGTCAGGTGGAATCGTTGCTCAGGCAAGCCTTCCTGGCCCGTCGCAAGATGTTGCGCAACACCCTGGCATCACTTGCTCCGGAGCCACAGCTGCAGGCGCTGGCCGCCGCTGCAGGGTTTCAGCTGCTACAACGGCCCCAGGAGTTGGCTCCGCAGGTCTGGGTTGCCCTGGCCAGGGGCTTGAATCAGGGCATTGATGCGGCCTCCGCTGATGGGCACGATCACGGTGACGGCTCCGGCCAAGGTGAACCTTCACCTGGAGGTGCTCGGGATCAGACCTGA
- the dnaG gene encoding DNA primase, translating into MVNARLHPRTIDAVKERADIVDVVGDHVVLKKKGREFVGICPFHDDSKPSMTVSPAKQFYYCFSCGAGGNSIKFLMEFQRQSFSDVVLDLARRYQVPVETVDGPQQERLKQQLSRREKLQRALALAAGWFRSQLRSPTGEQALAYLTEVRGLTLATQETFGLGYAPDQWDGLLKHLQQVEGLSAELLEAAGLVVPRKGGHGFYDRFRRRVMVPIHDRQGRVIGFGGRSLDGSEPKYLNSPETEVFEKGKHLFGLDKATNTIRKQDRAVVVEGYFDVIALHAAGITNAVASLGTALSSQQITQLCRVTDGKRIVLNFDADGAGVRAANRAIGEVEQLALQGQLELRVLHLPSGKDPDEFLKDHGAGDYRALLDQAPLWLDWQIEQALADRDLAKADQFQQAVSALVALLGKLPQSAVRTHYLQRVAERLSGGQGRLALQLEDDLRQQVKGQRWHGRSSRHDQPGDTSQRERCEADLLRLYLHAPRHRGTIRQELRQRELEDFAIPHHRLLWASLTELEETNLGVGRLESISRGEDDGDGLDGLDLPRLLTDQLLLENSPLLSRLTPLLEPGELERVALAEPLEQLRGLAALLERQKSFKRCRHLLEAWGGQRLQTLEACISVLVQDNQADQQGVDMEGRIEQLFEELNRDALHYQELYYSERKHIQHLDQQRRGGFQTVDVLSA; encoded by the coding sequence ATGGTCAATGCCCGCCTTCATCCCCGCACCATCGACGCCGTCAAGGAGCGGGCGGACATCGTCGATGTGGTGGGCGACCACGTCGTTCTGAAAAAGAAAGGACGGGAGTTTGTCGGCATCTGTCCGTTTCACGACGACAGCAAGCCGTCGATGACGGTGTCTCCCGCCAAGCAGTTCTACTACTGCTTCTCCTGTGGTGCGGGCGGAAACTCCATCAAGTTCCTGATGGAGTTTCAGCGGCAGAGTTTCAGCGATGTAGTGCTGGATCTGGCCCGCCGTTATCAGGTGCCGGTCGAGACCGTTGATGGTCCTCAGCAGGAGCGGTTGAAGCAGCAACTCTCCCGGCGGGAGAAGCTTCAGCGGGCCCTGGCCTTGGCTGCCGGTTGGTTTCGCAGCCAGTTGCGCAGCCCGACGGGTGAGCAGGCCCTGGCGTACCTCACGGAAGTTCGTGGCCTGACACTCGCCACCCAGGAGACATTCGGTCTCGGTTACGCCCCGGACCAATGGGACGGCCTTTTAAAGCATCTGCAGCAGGTGGAAGGCCTTTCGGCTGAGCTGTTGGAGGCAGCTGGACTGGTGGTCCCCCGCAAGGGTGGCCATGGCTTCTACGACCGTTTTCGCCGTCGGGTGATGGTTCCGATTCACGACCGTCAGGGACGGGTGATTGGCTTCGGTGGCCGGAGCTTGGATGGCAGCGAGCCCAAATACCTGAACTCTCCAGAGACGGAGGTGTTCGAGAAAGGCAAGCATCTGTTCGGCCTCGACAAGGCCACCAACACCATCCGCAAGCAGGACCGTGCCGTGGTGGTGGAGGGTTACTTCGATGTCATCGCCCTGCACGCGGCAGGGATCACCAATGCGGTGGCGTCCCTGGGCACCGCCCTCAGCAGCCAGCAGATCACCCAGCTCTGTCGCGTCACCGACGGCAAGCGGATCGTTCTCAACTTTGACGCGGACGGCGCTGGGGTTCGTGCGGCTAACCGCGCCATCGGTGAAGTGGAGCAGCTCGCCTTGCAGGGGCAACTGGAGCTGCGGGTGCTGCATCTGCCTTCCGGCAAAGATCCAGATGAGTTCCTCAAGGACCATGGCGCCGGGGATTACCGGGCTCTGCTCGATCAGGCGCCCCTCTGGCTGGACTGGCAGATCGAACAGGCCCTCGCTGATCGAGACCTTGCCAAGGCGGATCAGTTCCAGCAGGCGGTCTCGGCCTTGGTGGCTCTGCTCGGAAAGTTGCCTCAGTCGGCGGTGCGCACCCATTACCTGCAACGGGTCGCTGAACGGCTCAGCGGCGGTCAAGGTCGATTGGCACTGCAGCTGGAGGACGACCTGCGCCAGCAGGTGAAGGGCCAGCGTTGGCATGGTCGATCCAGCCGGCATGACCAGCCGGGCGACACCAGTCAGCGGGAGCGCTGTGAGGCTGATCTGCTGCGCCTTTATCTGCATGCCCCCCGCCACAGGGGCACGATCCGCCAGGAGTTGCGCCAGCGGGAACTGGAGGACTTTGCGATCCCCCATCACCGTCTGCTCTGGGCCTCTCTGACGGAACTTGAGGAGACCAACCTCGGCGTGGGCCGCCTGGAATCGATCAGCCGTGGTGAAGATGATGGTGACGGCCTAGATGGGCTGGACCTGCCCCGTCTGCTGACGGACCAGCTGCTGCTGGAGAACAGCCCTCTGTTGTCACGGCTGACGCCATTGCTCGAACCGGGTGAACTGGAGCGTGTCGCCCTGGCCGAACCGCTCGAGCAGTTGCGTGGGCTCGCGGCATTGCTGGAGCGTCAGAAGAGCTTCAAGCGCTGCCGCCACCTGCTGGAAGCCTGGGGTGGGCAGCGTCTGCAGACCTTGGAAGCCTGCATTTCCGTGTTGGTGCAAGACAACCAGGCGGATCAGCAGGGTGTGGACATGGAAGGCCGCATCGAGCAACTGTTCGAGGAGCTCAACCGCGATGCGTTGCACTACCAGGAGCTGTATTACAGCGAGAGGAAGCACATTCAGCATCTCGATCAGCAACGCCGCGGCGGCTTCCAGACCGTTGATGTCCTGTCCGCCTGA
- the umuD gene encoding translesion error-prone DNA polymerase V autoproteolytic subunit translates to MDVRHQPLPLQPRRTRLSLPLAGERVAAGFPSPADDYVEVGIDLNDQLIRHPTSTFFLRVSGESMLGAGIHDGDLLVVDRSLDPRPGRVVVAVLDGEFTLKRLVQHHGRLRLEAANPAYPPLELHRCGDVQIWGVAIHVIHPL, encoded by the coding sequence ATGGACGTCCGCCACCAGCCACTTCCGCTGCAGCCCCGGCGAACCCGCCTGAGTCTTCCCCTGGCCGGCGAACGGGTGGCCGCCGGCTTCCCCTCGCCGGCCGATGACTACGTGGAGGTGGGGATCGACCTCAACGACCAGCTGATCCGCCATCCCACCAGCACATTCTTTCTGCGCGTCAGCGGCGAATCCATGCTCGGAGCCGGCATCCACGACGGTGATCTGCTGGTGGTGGATCGCAGCCTGGATCCACGGCCGGGTCGGGTGGTGGTGGCGGTACTGGACGGGGAATTCACCCTCAAACGCCTGGTCCAGCACCATGGCCGCCTGCGCTTGGAGGCCGCCAATCCCGCTTACCCACCCCTGGAGCTGCATCGATGCGGTGACGTGCAGATCTGGGGGGTGGCCATCCACGTGATCCATCCGCTCTGA